A genomic window from Sporosarcina sp. Marseille-Q4063 includes:
- a CDS encoding thermonuclease family protein — translation MTNNGQRQGTTKWKGWSGFATIIALIVAALFMYFSLDEEPDIDRTGFIPVELVRTIDGDTIKIRYDGKEQNLRYLLIDTPELNHKQQGKQPFAEESAKRNDELLKSGKLEIEFDIGGREDKYGRLLAYVYIDGESVQQKLVEEGLARVAYIYPPNTKHLDPYKDAEKKAQQAGIGIWSIEDYVTNRGFNN, via the coding sequence ATGACAAACAACGGACAACGTCAAGGGACCACAAAGTGGAAAGGGTGGTCAGGTTTCGCCACAATTATCGCACTTATAGTAGCTGCACTATTTATGTATTTCTCACTTGATGAAGAGCCAGATATAGATAGGACTGGTTTTATTCCAGTTGAGCTAGTAAGGACGATTGACGGGGACACGATAAAAATTAGATATGATGGCAAAGAACAAAATTTGCGTTATTTATTAATCGATACGCCGGAATTAAACCACAAACAGCAAGGAAAACAGCCATTCGCGGAAGAATCGGCAAAACGGAATGACGAACTGCTAAAGAGTGGGAAACTTGAAATTGAATTTGATATTGGGGGGCGTGAGGACAAGTACGGACGGCTCCTTGCGTATGTGTACATAGACGGGGAGAGTGTTCAACAGAAACTCGTCGAGGAAGGTTTAGCACGGGTTGCTTACATTTATCCACCGAACACAAAACACCTAGATCCATATAAAGATGCAGAAAAGAAAGCGCAACAAGCAGGAATTGGCATTTGGTCGATTGAAGATTATGTGACGAATCGCGGGTTTAATAATTAA
- a CDS encoding sigma 54-interacting transcriptional regulator translates to MSGFYLHPNSEQEIIDTTEEDIIVTNHQGIIVKASKISGKHYDINPIQLLGRSVYELENEGIFSPAITPLVLKKQKKVVLVQTTPADQKVLITGIPIFNESNEIEYVISYSYEVSELLIIQDYLKELKHEMKMAKEELILLRKKSLKIDGLVVENRSTRRAYESAKKASPLDVSVVIYGEHGTGKTTLAKNIHNESARSDGSFIIVDCETIPEALFEQKLLGTDNEKIGLLSLAHNGTLFLKGIDKLEPHLQAILARVLQEKKYSPLYSTEKMPLDVRVISSSEVQLNELPSFQKDLFYLLHIVPIELKPLRERKQDLSYLIPIYLQQFSLKHKKVCSFRDDVYNHLLDLNWLDNHHELLNVIERLVVQSTSTIITMEDLPIEYRLPTEFGRYNVNLEGSSLPIILEQVEKEVLINAQERYRTTTEIAKYLGISQPTVVRKLQKYGEEN, encoded by the coding sequence ATGAGCGGTTTTTATTTGCACCCAAATTCTGAACAAGAAATTATCGATACAACAGAAGAAGACATTATCGTTACGAATCACCAAGGTATCATCGTAAAAGCTTCAAAAATCAGCGGGAAACATTATGATATTAATCCTATTCAACTACTTGGCAGGTCTGTTTATGAGTTAGAAAATGAAGGTATATTTTCCCCAGCGATTACACCGCTTGTGCTCAAAAAACAAAAGAAAGTTGTCCTTGTTCAGACCACACCCGCGGATCAAAAAGTACTTATTACGGGGATTCCAATCTTTAATGAATCGAATGAAATCGAATATGTCATTAGTTATTCTTACGAAGTTTCTGAGTTGCTCATTATTCAGGATTATTTAAAAGAATTGAAACATGAGATGAAGATGGCGAAGGAGGAACTCATCTTATTAAGGAAGAAAAGCTTGAAAATCGATGGGTTAGTTGTTGAGAATCGTTCAACACGTCGAGCGTATGAAAGCGCTAAAAAAGCTTCACCACTCGATGTTTCCGTCGTCATTTACGGTGAACACGGTACTGGAAAGACGACACTAGCAAAAAACATCCATAATGAAAGCGCTCGAAGCGACGGTTCTTTCATCATTGTCGATTGCGAGACGATACCAGAAGCTTTATTTGAACAGAAATTACTAGGCACGGATAATGAAAAAATCGGCTTGTTATCACTCGCCCACAATGGAACGCTTTTCTTAAAAGGCATTGACAAACTCGAACCGCATCTGCAAGCGATTCTTGCTCGGGTTCTTCAAGAGAAAAAGTATTCGCCTCTATATTCGACTGAGAAGATGCCACTTGATGTTCGTGTCATTAGTTCATCGGAAGTTCAATTGAATGAACTGCCTTCATTTCAAAAAGACTTATTTTACCTACTTCATATTGTTCCGATTGAATTAAAGCCGCTTCGTGAGCGAAAGCAAGATCTAAGCTATTTAATACCGATTTATTTACAGCAATTTTCATTGAAACATAAGAAGGTGTGTTCATTTCGAGACGATGTTTACAATCATTTACTGGATTTAAATTGGCTCGACAATCATCACGAACTGTTGAATGTAATTGAACGACTTGTTGTTCAAAGTACGTCCACTATCATTACAATGGAAGATTTGCCAATTGAATACAGACTGCCTACAGAGTTTGGACGGTACAACGTGAATTTAGAGGGCAGCTCTCTTCCAATAATTTTAGAGCAAGTTGAAAAAGAAGTCTTAATCAATGCACAAGAACGTTATCGAACAACGACAGAAATCGCAAAATATCTAGGCATTAGCCAACCCACTGTCGTCCGAAAACTACAAAAATACGGGGAAGAAAATTAA
- a CDS encoding aspartate aminotransferase family protein, translating to MTNQIEVKNDWVHMVDHIGNYLAPSMAKDHPNLPVVKAEGCYYYGVDGKKYLDFTSGIAVENVGHRHPKVVQAIKDSADHLIHGPSGVIIYESILKLAAELQKILPPKLDNFFFANSGTEAIEGALKLAKYTTKRPYVVSFTGCFHGRSIGALSVTTSKSAYRKHLQPSWLAYQLPYALPEDLPEGADPEVFFPEKLERDVKKLFNHQVSPEEVACMIIEPVLGEGGYIIPPKAWLKKIREICDRHGILLIFDEVQTGFGRTGNWFAAQTFDVKPDIMAVAKGIAAGLPLSATIASKELMDQWPLGSHGTTFGGNPIACSAALASLEVMKEENLLQNANDMGEYAMDRLRNLQKKYSIIREVRGVGLMIGIELGNPETGEPDGQAVMDVLDGCLEGGVLFYLCGNSGEVIRMIPPLTVSRSQIDDGLDILEDVLQKYKN from the coding sequence ATGACAAATCAAATAGAAGTAAAAAATGACTGGGTTCACATGGTTGATCATATCGGAAATTACTTAGCACCGAGCATGGCAAAAGATCATCCGAACTTGCCCGTCGTGAAAGCCGAGGGATGTTATTACTACGGTGTCGATGGAAAGAAATATTTAGATTTCACATCTGGTATCGCGGTAGAAAATGTCGGTCATCGCCATCCGAAAGTTGTTCAAGCAATTAAAGATAGCGCTGATCATCTCATACACGGTCCTTCAGGCGTGATTATCTATGAATCAATTTTAAAATTAGCAGCTGAACTGCAAAAAATATTGCCGCCTAAACTAGATAACTTCTTTTTTGCCAATAGTGGAACTGAAGCGATTGAAGGTGCGCTGAAACTCGCGAAATATACGACGAAACGTCCTTATGTCGTGTCGTTTACTGGCTGTTTTCACGGTCGATCGATTGGCGCCTTGAGTGTCACCACTTCAAAAAGTGCTTATCGAAAACATTTACAACCGTCGTGGCTCGCTTATCAATTGCCTTATGCCTTACCCGAAGATTTACCTGAGGGCGCAGATCCTGAAGTTTTCTTTCCCGAAAAATTGGAGCGCGACGTTAAAAAACTTTTCAATCATCAAGTATCGCCGGAAGAAGTTGCATGCATGATTATCGAACCTGTTCTCGGTGAAGGCGGCTATATTATTCCTCCGAAAGCCTGGTTGAAAAAGATTCGCGAGATTTGCGACCGTCACGGAATTTTACTCATTTTCGATGAAGTGCAAACCGGGTTTGGACGGACAGGCAATTGGTTCGCGGCTCAAACCTTTGATGTGAAGCCGGATATTATGGCAGTGGCAAAAGGAATCGCGGCTGGGCTTCCATTAAGCGCAACCATTGCTTCCAAAGAATTAATGGACCAATGGCCGCTCGGTTCGCACGGAACAACTTTCGGCGGAAACCCAATTGCCTGTTCTGCGGCACTCGCTTCACTTGAAGTGATGAAAGAAGAAAATTTACTACAAAATGCTAATGACATGGGCGAATATGCAATGGACCGCTTACGCAATCTGCAAAAAAAGTATTCAATCATTCGAGAAGTACGTGGCGTCGGCCTCATGATCGGCATAGAACTCGGAAATCCTGAAACTGGCGAACCTGACGGACAAGCTGTAATGGATGTCTTGGATGGTTGTCTTGAAGGTGGCGTGCTCTTCTATTTATGCGGAAACTCTGGGGAAGTGATCCGTATGATTCCACCATTGACAGTTTCAAGAAGCCAAATTGATGACGGATTAGACATTCTTGAAGACGTTTTGCAGAAATATAAAAACTAA
- a CDS encoding YjiH family protein, with amino-acid sequence MTTVKGQETVKVKSLNVWKFIIPSLLGVLIFLVPIKVDGEITIGIGVLASSLLTTFENQIPAFLVIMLGVTVFFTLYAVVLKPKFIMDQPFFKSVFYTGPFGITMRLIGFLVGVMAFYNIGPEFISSRNTGGVVLYDLAPVLLTWFLFAGILLPLLVEFGLMEFVGSLLQKVMRPLFTLPGRSSIDTMASWMGAGTVGVLVTMKQYDQGYYTKREAAVIATTFSIASVAFSLVIAQVIGIGHLFIPFYLTVTVASIVAAIIMPRIPPLSRKADTYYEPVGQQIDETIPEGVSAFQWGWQQALETANKGKSPKRLIQDGVETVLDIWLGLIPLVMSLGAIALILAEFTPVFQIMSYPIVPLLEWMRIPEAADAAPTMLVGFADMFLPAVIGSGLESELTKFIVAALSLTQLVYMSEIGILILRSNIPVSFLDLFVIFIQRTIITLPIIVIIAHFFIFR; translated from the coding sequence ATGACGACAGTAAAGGGGCAAGAAACAGTAAAGGTCAAAAGCTTAAATGTATGGAAGTTTATTATTCCATCATTGCTCGGGGTGTTAATATTTCTCGTACCGATTAAAGTTGATGGGGAAATCACAATCGGAATCGGCGTACTTGCATCATCTCTGCTTACAACATTTGAAAATCAAATACCCGCGTTTCTAGTCATTATGTTGGGTGTAACGGTTTTCTTCACTTTATACGCAGTTGTATTAAAGCCTAAATTCATTATGGATCAACCATTTTTCAAATCTGTTTTTTACACAGGTCCTTTCGGAATTACGATGCGTCTTATTGGATTTCTAGTAGGAGTCATGGCTTTTTACAATATCGGACCAGAATTTATTTCCTCCAGAAATACTGGCGGTGTTGTGCTCTATGATTTAGCGCCCGTCCTCCTTACATGGTTTTTATTTGCAGGAATCTTATTGCCGCTTCTCGTGGAATTCGGATTAATGGAATTCGTCGGCTCATTGCTGCAAAAAGTCATGCGTCCATTATTCACGCTGCCTGGTCGCTCATCGATTGATACGATGGCGTCATGGATGGGCGCAGGAACAGTTGGCGTTTTAGTAACGATGAAACAATATGACCAAGGTTACTACACGAAACGTGAAGCAGCTGTTATTGCAACAACCTTTTCAATCGCATCTGTCGCCTTCTCTCTTGTCATTGCGCAAGTAATCGGGATCGGTCATTTATTCATTCCCTTTTATTTGACAGTAACTGTCGCTAGTATCGTAGCAGCTATTATTATGCCGCGCATTCCGCCGTTATCGCGTAAGGCGGATACCTATTACGAACCTGTCGGACAACAAATCGATGAAACCATTCCAGAAGGCGTTTCTGCTTTTCAATGGGGTTGGCAACAAGCGCTTGAAACAGCAAACAAAGGAAAAAGTCCAAAAAGATTGATACAAGACGGCGTTGAAACCGTGCTAGACATTTGGCTCGGGCTTATCCCGCTCGTCATGAGCCTAGGGGCTATCGCACTCATTCTTGCCGAATTCACGCCCGTTTTCCAAATCATGTCTTACCCGATTGTGCCACTTCTTGAATGGATGCGCATTCCTGAAGCTGCGGACGCAGCGCCTACTATGCTCGTCGGTTTTGCAGACATGTTCTTGCCTGCGGTGATTGGGAGCGGACTTGAAAGCGAATTAACAAAGTTCATTGTTGCAGCTTTATCATTAACGCAACTCGTATACATGTCTGAGATTGGAATTTTAATATTGCGTTCAAATATTCCAGTCAGTTTCTTAGATTTATTCGTTATTTTCATCCAACGTACAATTATTACACTACCAATCATCGTGATTATCGCACACTTCTTTATTTTCAGGTAA